GATTTCCGCAATACGATCATCATCATGACTTCCAATATCGGCAGCCAGGAGATATTGTCTTATCAGGAAAAAGAAGGCGAATATGACCGGATGAAAGAAATTGTGCTGGGAATGTTGAGGCAGTATTTCCGGCCCGAGTTTCTCAACAGGGTCGATGAAATTATTGTTTTCCATGTGCTCAAACCTGATCAGATCACCGGAATCACTCTTCTTTTGCTGGAACGACTTCGAGACAGACTTCTGGAGAGCACCTCCCTGTGCCTGAAATGGAAACAGGAGGTAGTTGATTATCTTGCTGAAAAGGGATATGACCCCACTTACGGGGCCCGTCCCCTGAAGCGGCTCATTCAGCAGGAAGTGGAGACTCCTCTGTCGCGCAAGATAGTGGCCGGGGAAATCAAGCCCGACGGGGTGATCACGATGTGTCTGGATGATCGCGGCGGCCTATATTTCGATTGTTGATCGGGGCCATGACACGTATTGTCAATGGCAGGCGGGGTGGCATTGTCCACTCCGCCTTTTGATTGTCAAATTCCCGGAGGGCAAAAATGTGGCAGAAGCGTGGCCGGAATGATAATATATAGTAAAAATACGGGGTAGCAATTATTACAGAAATATTCCTGTCGGGGAAAGGGAAAAAGATGCACATTGCAGAGATCGTGAAACACTTCAAATTCGAGGGCGGATACGCGGGGGCCGACCAGCTTGCATCCGGTCATATCAATGATACCTATGTCGTTGTTTTTGTCGGGGCAGGCGGCCAGAAAAGACGTTATATCCTGCAACGGATAAACCGGAATGTATTCAAGGATCCCGGCCTGCTGATGGATAATATCGTCAGGGTTACCCGTCACCTGCAGAAAAGGATCGTGGAAAACGGGGGTGATCCGGCCCGTGAAACCATGAATGTTATTCCCACGCGGGGCGGCAACAGCTACCACAGGACAGGAACGGGGGACTGCTGGCGTGCCTATGATTTTGTTGAAGGGGCGCGATCGTACCAGAAGGTGGAAGACCCCTTGCAGTTTTACCATGCGGGCAGGGCTGTGGGCAGATTCCAGATGCTCCTTGATGATTTTCCTGCCGGGACCCTTCATGAAACCATCCCCGGTTTTCATGATACCCCCGGGCGCTTGAATGTTCTTTTTCAGGCGGTGGAAAAGAACAGTGCAGGCCGTGCCGATCTTGTAGTTGCCGAGATTGATTTTGTGAAAAAAAGGGCTGCCGACACGAAAGTGCTTGTTGATCTGCTTGCCGAAGGCAAACTCCCCTTGCGGGTCATCCACAATGATACCAAGTTCAACAATGTATTGATCGATGACGAGACGGGCGAGGGCATCTGTCTGGTTGATCTGGATACGGTGATGCCCGGACTGTCCCTGTACGATTTTGGTGATGCTATACGCTATGGTTCCAGTACCGCCGCCGAGGATGAACCGGATCTTTCCAGGGTGAAGATGGATATGGTGCTGTACGAACAATTCTGCCGGGGATATTTGCAGGAGACTGCCCATTTTTTGACTCCCCTGGAGATCGAGTACCTGCCTTTCTCGGCCAGGTTGATCACTCTAGAATGCGGCATCCGCTTTCTGACCGATTATATCGAGGGGGATCTGTATTTCAAGACACAACGGAAAGATCAAAACCTTGATCGTGCCCGTACCCAGTTCAAACTGGTGAGTGATATGGAAAACAACATGAAACGGATGCAGGCCATTGTTGAAAAATATTCTGATGCCGGATAGGCGGCCGGGGGCCCGGTACGGGCCGATGCAGTTGAAAGGAAAGGTTTCAAAAAGGCCATGAGCAAGATAATCGGTATCATATCCGACACGCACGGGCTCCTTCGTGAGGAGGCGATCGAAGCGTTACAAGGCAGCGATCTCATCCTCCATGCCGGTGATATAGGTACACCGGAAGTGATACGGACACTCGAGAAGATTGCCCCCGTGGTTGCAGTCCGGGGCAACATGGACCGGGGTTTCTGGGCTGACGACTACCCTTTGACACAGGTGGCGGAATGTGGGCACCGGACATTTTACATCCTCCATGACCTCAAGAAACTGGAGATCGATCCTGCCAGGGCTGAATTCGATGTGGTCGTCAGCGGGCATACCCATCGTTTGTCGGAGGAGTGGAAGGATGGAGCCCTGTATCTGAACCCCGGCAGTGCCGGTCCCCGAAGATTCGGGTTGCCGGTAACTCTCCTCCGGCTGAAGGTAGAGAAAGAGAGCATGGAGGTTTTACCCGTTACCTTGATCTGATAGATCGGGTAAAAGCGCCTGCCCCGGGGTTCAGGGATCCGGTTCCTCGGGAGGAAGCATCTCAAGTCTGGTGGCGGCTTTCTCCCATCGTGCATAGAGATCCTTGATTTTTTTTCGGGTCTGTTCCAGCTGTTCTGCAAGGCCCCTTGCTTTCTGGAAATCATCGTAGGTTCCTGGCCGGGCCAGCTTCAATTCCAACATCTTTTTTGTTTTCTCGGCATAACTGATTTCCTCTTCCAGGTTGGCGACGATCGCCTCCATTTCACGTTTGTGTCTCCTGAGGGCCAGCATCTCCTCCCTGCGTCTCTTCTTTATTTCCCTTTCCCGGAGCCTCTGCTGCCGGGCTTCTTTCTTGCCGTCGGTTTCCGGGCCAATTTTATCACCGGCCCGTTCTTTCATCTCCAGATAGGCCTGGAAAGAATATGGATATAGATTTGCTTGAACATCCTCGATTGCCAGTACAGCCGTTGCCAGGCGGGAGATGAAATAGCGATCATGAGAAACCAGCATGATTGTTCCCGGATAGGCGGAAAGCGATTTTTCCAGTTGTTCAATTCCACCGATATCCAGATAATTGGTGGGCTCATCCATGACCAGGAAATTGCTATCGGAGACCGCGATCCTGGCCAGGGCCAGGCGGCTTTTTTCACCGCCGCTCAAATCCCGGGCGGTCTTGAAGACATCATCTCCCCGGAAGAGATAAGAGGCCAGATAGCTGCGCGCCTCCGACTCCGACATTGCCGAGACATCCATGACATTTTCAAGGACGGTGGCATCGTGATCAAGCTGTTCATGTTCCTGATCGAAATAGATCATCTTGACCCCCGGCCCCCTCCTGATCGAGCCGCTGTCGGGAAGCATCTCACCGGTGACCATGCGCAGGAGAGTGGTTTTGCCCGATCCGTTGGGGCCCATGACGGCGACCCGCTCTCCCCGTCTGATCTTGAAAGAAATATTTCCAAAAAGATTCATGTCGTGGAAAGATTTGCTGACTTCATCAAAGGCCAGGACAATATTGCTGCCTCTCCCGGTAAATTGGAATCGGGGTTTCATTTTTAGGCTGTCTTGCGTTTTTTCCACCAATGTTAGTCTGTCCACCATTTTCTTCCGGCTCCGTGCCCTCTTGATTTCATCTGTCGATGCGTTGCGGATAAAATCCAGGTCCTTTTTGATAATTTGTTGCTGTTTCCTGTATGCCCTCTCTGCAGCAATTCTTTCCATCTCTCTCTGTTTGGAGAAGGAAGAGTAATTTCCCCTGTAAGTTCTGATCACTGAATTTTCCAGAATGGAAATTTTGTGGACGAAGCGATCAAGGAAATAGCGGTCGTGGGAGACGATCAAAAGCGCCCCGCGCCAGGCATGCAGATAATTTTCAAGCCAGGCAGTGGCTTCCGGGTCCAGGTTATTGGTGGGTTCGTCCAGGATGAGCAGGTCATGATCCCGCAGGAGAAGGGAAGCCAACTGCGCCCGGGTTTTTTCTCCGCCGCTCAGAGTGGACATTTCCTGCAATAGTTCTTTCTCGGTAAAGCCCAGGCCATGAATAACGCCAAGGAGTATTCTTTCAAAATCGTAACCGTCCATGAATTCGAGACGGCAGGACAGTTCACTGTATTTATCCATCAGGGAGTGCAGGGCAGCTCTGTCGTCCCTGATTTCGGGCCGGGCCATTTTGTTTTCTATTTTTGCCAGTTTCTCCTTCAATGCAAAAAGATCCTGTCTGGATTCCTTCAGAAAATCCTCCAGGGATGTGCCGGGCAGAGGTTCCGGTTTCTGGCTCAGATAGCCACAAGTCAGGCCCCGGGCAAGGGCGACCTGTCCCTCATCTGCTTTTTCCTCTCCCACGATGATCCTGAGGAAAGTGGTTTTCCCGGAGCCGTTGGCACCCACGAGCCCGATCTTCTCACCGGCCCCGATACGAAATGAGACCCCCGCAAGAACCTTCTTGGATCCATATGACTTGTGAAGATTGCTGATATTTAAAATCATTACCCCATCTTCCTGATGTAAAGAATTTGTTCAATTATCATCTTACCCGAGCCACGAAAGAATTTGAAGCTAGCGGATGGATATGAGAAAAACGGTCACATGCTGCAAATGCTGTAAAAGAAAAACCCGCCCGGCGGGAACCGGGCGGGAATTCAATGAAGTGGATTGTTCCGAAGCGCCCTGCCCCGCTGGTATGTTTCCATGGGATCATCGTTGCAGTCAACACTTCAGAATCCACTTCCTGATCAATAGTCTGTATATTACGGACAATATTAAAACAGGTAATCATAGGCAATCGTGGCGGGGCAGGCCAGGTGTCCCTTCAACGCAAGATTTTTGAAACAGGGTGCAATATATAGTTGACAAAATGCAATATATATGTTACATCAATATAGGGAGGTGGCCATGAAAAACAAACGGATGAGAATAGCGCGTATGGAACATGACATGAAACAGGAAGATCTGGCGAAGGCAGTGGGGGTGACGAGGCAGACAATCGGTTTGATCGAGGCCGGTGATTACAATCCAACCCTCAACCTGTGTATTGCCATCTGCAAGGCGTTGGGCAAAACACTTGATGATTTGTTCTGGGAGGAATGATGATGAAAAAAGGAAATATTCAAGATGAAAGAATGGTATTGCAGAGAAGAAAGGTGGCCAGTGGCGCTTTCGGAATATTGTTCTATGCTCTGCTGGCATCTGTGATAGTCCAGCAGTTTGTTTTACATGCACCTTTTTCCCAGTACGCGGTGGAAGCGATTCTTTTGTTGGCGGCGTCCATCTATGTGGTGACGGGAAACGTTCTTGTCGGCAATGATATCTTCCCTGACAGTAACGGCTGGAAGATAGTTGTAATCAACAGTCTCTTCTGCGGCATGGCTTTGGCGGCAAGCGTTACGGTGCTCAACACAATAAATCATGGGCTGGAAAAAATGGGTGGTGCCTCCTGTATTGCCCTTGTTGCCTCGATCACCTTTGCTTGCAGTACGCTTGCTTCATTTTTCGTTTTCGGGTTGATTTATCTGTTGAACAGGAAGAGGCAGAAGCGGATCGATGAAAAATACAACGATCCGGATGATTAGAAAGCTACTTCCGGTTTCCATTTGTTTGAAAAGAAATTCGAGGGATTGAATGAAGCTACCGGTGAGGCAACATATCATAACTTTACATCTATTGAAAGCCTTCTTTCATCATAAATGGAGGAGCCAGATACTCCGCCATATCCCGAAGCCCCACCAGGGGGTATCAATGTAGAAACGGGCGGAGAAAGATTACGGTTCATTCTTGAGGGAGGCAATCTCCCCGTTCAGCCAGTCAATCCATGCCCCGATGCCCTCTCCCGTTTTGCAGGAAATCTCCAGTATGGCCATGCGGGGATTCAGATTCAAAACTCTCTTGCGCAGGGTGCCCGGGTCAAAATCACTCAGTGAAAGATAATCCATTTTATTGACTAGAAGAAGATCACAGACAGAAAACATGAGGGGGTATTTGAGCGGCTTGTCATCTCCCTCGGGAACGCTCAAGATCATCACATTTCTATGTGCGCCGGTGTCAAATTCTGCCGGGCAGACCAGGTTGCCGACATTTTCGATGATGATCAGATCCAGTTTATTTTCGCCCAGGGCTTCGAGCCCCTGATTGACCATGATGGCATCCAGATGACAGAAACCGCCTGTTCTGAGCTGGACAGCGGGAATGCCCGTGGCAGAAACTTTTTCGGCATCAACGGTCGAGTCGATATCTGCTTCGATCACGCCGAGATTGACGTTGCCCTTCAACCCTTCTATTGTCCGCATGATCAGGCTGGTCTTGCCCGAACCCGGTGAAGACATCAGGTTCAGGAGCATCGTTCCCTTTTTTTGCAGTTGTTCCCGGGTCGTTCCGGCCAGCCGGGCATTGTCACCGAGAATTTCCTTCCTGATTTCGATGAGCCTGACTTTGGCCATCACTGTACCTCCATTGTTTTGATGAAATATTCCCCACCGGAAACAAGCGTGGCGCTCGTTGCCCCGCAAGCTGGACAGGCCAGGTTTCCTATATTTTCCGCATGGGCCTCGTAGGACAGGTTACAACTACTGCACATCACCATGATCGGCATTCTTTCTATCTTCAGCTTTGCTCCCTCGGCAACCGTGCCTTTGCTCAAATAATCAAAGTAACGCTGCAGCCATGCATCTTCCAGATCGCTGAGCTTGCCGATCTGCAGGTGAATGGAAAGCACCTTGCTGGCCCTGTTCAGGGCAGCGTGTTGCAGGGCGATGTCCAGGATACTCTTCGTTATCGGCAGTTCGTGCAATGCGACGCGCCCCTTTCATCATTCCAATTTTTTTTGCATGTTTTTTGCATGACGGCGGCGGAGTGCCCCGCGGCATCCGGTATTTGCGGTGAATCAACCCTGCATTATTTTCAGAAAAGCTTCCAGCCTGCCTTTTTCCTGCAGCACGGCCGTGGCCATTTCACCCAACGTATCCGGGGTTGAAGGCGCCTGCTCCCTTTCCGCCAGGACAATGGCACCGGTGGGGCAGGTGGTAACACAGAGGCCGCAGCCGATGCATTCTGCCGTATCAACCACCGCTATCTGATCCACCATCTTTATCGCTTTCATCGGGCAGCGCTCATCGGCACAGGTTGAACAGCCCGTGCATTCATCGGCATCAACCACGGCCTCGAAGCGGCTGGGCTCGAAAGCATGTGGATGGTTCAGCTGGGTTTTTCCGCGCAGAACGGTGCAGCAGCAGGGGCAACAATTGCAGATGAGATTTGCCCGATCCGCACTGTTGTTGCTTGTATGTACCAGGCCCGCTTCTTCCGCAATATCCAGTACCTTCAGAGCTTCATCCTTGCTGATATGGCGGGCAAATCCGCCCTCGACAAGAAAATCCGTGGCGCTGCCGAAAATCAGGCAGACTTCCTTCGGCCTGTCGCAGGCGCCGATACTGACCCTGCAGGCGCATCTGGCCAGTGCGATGGAAGAGGCGTTCTCGATGAGGTGTTTGACCTCTTCATAGGGATGGACCCGATTCAGCGGCGTGATTGATCTTTCAACGGCAACCACCCTCATCAGGGGTGTGGGATTTCCGGCAAAGGAGACACCAAGTGCTTCCCGGTGGTATTTTTCCCATAGTTCACCCAGGCGTTTGTGTACCGGTTGGCCGCCGCCCTTCATGAAGGGAAACTCGAATATCCCCGGAATCAGCGGTAACAGGCCGTAGAGTTTCTGCCCTTCCCTTTTCTTGGTGATAATAATTCCCTTACCGGCCATTGCTTCCAGACGTTTCAACGTCTCCTCCCCGGGAAGTCCCGCTTTCCGTGCAATTTCCTCCACATGTTTTGCCTTGTAGCTCATGGCCACGGCCACGGCCGCTTCCTGCGGTGTAAAAAATATCCTCAAGATTTCATCAAGATATTTGGACTTTGGCGCGGTAGCCGGATGAGAATCCAGAATTTCTCTCAATTGCTCGTAGATATCCATCGATTACCTCCTTTGATTTTATGCGTGCATATCAATCATGTTACTCATGAATTCAACATCCTGTCAAAGTTTTCCTGCCAGGTGTCTATTTTGACCTCGTTGTATGTCGGGGGGATGTTCAGGGCCATCTTTCTCGCCTTCCTTGCTTTTGACAGCACCTGGTTGAGCTGCAGCAACAGACCCATCTTCCGGTAGCCCACGGCCAGTTTGCGCAGCATGTCGGGAAGGGAGAGATCGACCAGCTCTCCGACGGCAGTTTTTTTCATATCGTCTGCATCGACCACGTTGTGGCCCATCAGATAGCTGAGCCCTTCGTTGTCGGCGGACAGCAGCCACCTTTTCAGAACATCCACCCCGGTATTTTCGGCCCCGAAATCGGTCATGACCCGCACCTGGTAATGCCACAGGTTTTCCACGGATAGAGGGCTTTGAACAGCCGCAGTAATCACTTCAGCCAGAATGTGCCCTGCTATCATGGAAGTGGCTATGCCCGAGCCCAACATGGGGATGGTCATGAAAGCGCTGTCGCCCACTGCAACATAGCCGGGGCCCACCATGCGTGAAAGGGGATAGCGGATGGGTATGGCTGTCGAATAGCCACCGCGCAAGATCCGGTCGCCGATTATCTCGTTGTCTTCCCGCAGTGCTTTCAACCCCCGTTGCAGGGTCTGATCGTCCAGTTGCCCGATCCGGCCCACAAGAACGTTGACCTGGCCCGATGGGTCAAAGATACACCAGGAGATACCCTCTTCGCCCAGATGTTTGAGATATGCTTTGTTGGTATGTTCCGGCTCCCTGGAGCCGGGGCGGCGGTTGTAAAAGGCCCGGTAGGCATATATGACTTCTTCTTTCCGGGGGTGGCGCTGGATGCGGTAACTTCCCGGGAGCCGTTCCCTCAATATGGAGTTGAGCCCGGAACTGTCGATAACCAGGTCGGCGAAGACCTTCTCTCCATTCACGATCATGCCCCTGACCCGGTTGTCCTCGACAATCAGATCTTCGACCACGGCTTCATGATAGATCTCTGCATGCTCCGCCGCCCGGGCCAGAAGCAATTCGATCAGGGGGCGGCGCTCCATGGACAGATCTATTTTTTCTGCATCCTGGTAAATCCGGATGATATTCTTGCCGTCGGGGGTGATAAACGACCAATCCCTTTTTTTGAAATAATATTCCGGTTCCGGCAGGGGGATATTCAACCTGGTAAAGACATGCGGCGTCACATCATCGTGCCAGTCGTAACTGACTTCTCCCTGCCTGTTCTTTTCAAAAACTTTGACCTCGTATCCATGTTGGCCCAATATCCGGGCAGCTACCAGGCCGCCCCCTCCGGCACCGGCTACAATAATTTTACCTTTCATTGTTAGACCAGCGTTACACCTGTCCCCTGTAGACGGAAAACGCTTTCTCCTTTCCCGAGCTCTATTCAGTTGTCCCCCCGGATCACAAGTCGGGGTGGCGACTGTCCTCCAGAATATATTTGGACAGAAGAAGATATTTCTCCTTCACGGGGATCAGGGTGGTGTTGCCTCTCCTTGACCCATGAAGCTGCAGGAGCAAAGCCCTTGACTCGCACCAACCAAATTATACCCCGTGATATTGGATCAGAAATAGCACCGGGGCCCCGGGTGCAAGCAATTTTCGGTAAAGCCATGCCGATTCACCCTCCTGGCATAAATTGACGTTTGATAAAAAATGCCTTAATATTAAATTAATTGATGGATGGGGACGAAAACAGGAGTTTTTTGGGGGAGATAATCCTTGGAGTGCATGGAGACAATTCACAGGGTGCTTATCGGGGATGCAAGGAAAATGAGCGAGGTTGCGGACGAATCCGTACATCTGATAGTTACCTCCCCTCCTTACTGGCAGATAAAGGATTATGGAGACGATAACCAGATCGGCTTCAACGACCTTTACGAGGAATATATCAACAACCTCAACCTTGCGTGGCATGAGTGTTATCGGGTATTACATCCGGGGTGCCGCTTCTGCATCAATATAGGCGACCAGTACGCCCGGGCCATTCATTATGGCAGATACAAGGTTATTCCCATCAGGACAGAGATCATAAAATTTTGCGAGACGATTGGCCTCGATTACATGGGGGCGATCATCTGGCAGAAAGTTACCACCTGCCACACCACGGGTGGGGCCACGGTAATGGGGTCCTACCCGTACCCGCGCAACGGTGTACTCAAACTCGATTACGAATTTATTCTTATCTTCAAAAAACTGGGGGAACCCCCGGCGGTTGATAAAGAAATAAAAGAACAATCTCGCATGACCAACGAGGAATGGAACACTTATTTTGCGGGACACTGGAAATTCCCCGGAGAGCGGCAGGATACACATCTGGCCATGTTTCCGGAAGAACTTCCGCGCCGCCTGATCAAGATGTTCAGTTTCAAGGGTGAAACAGTTCTTGATCCCTTTCTGGGCAGCGGGACCACTTCTCTGGCTGCCAGGAATTTGCAGAGGCATTCAATTG
Above is a window of Bacillota bacterium DNA encoding:
- a CDS encoding aminoglycoside phosphotransferase family protein, whose amino-acid sequence is MHIAEIVKHFKFEGGYAGADQLASGHINDTYVVVFVGAGGQKRRYILQRINRNVFKDPGLLMDNIVRVTRHLQKRIVENGGDPARETMNVIPTRGGNSYHRTGTGDCWRAYDFVEGARSYQKVEDPLQFYHAGRAVGRFQMLLDDFPAGTLHETIPGFHDTPGRLNVLFQAVEKNSAGRADLVVAEIDFVKKRAADTKVLVDLLAEGKLPLRVIHNDTKFNNVLIDDETGEGICLVDLDTVMPGLSLYDFGDAIRYGSSTAAEDEPDLSRVKMDMVLYEQFCRGYLQETAHFLTPLEIEYLPFSARLITLECGIRFLTDYIEGDLYFKTQRKDQNLDRARTQFKLVSDMENNMKRMQAIVEKYSDAG
- a CDS encoding metallophosphoesterase family protein, whose product is MSKIIGIISDTHGLLREEAIEALQGSDLILHAGDIGTPEVIRTLEKIAPVVAVRGNMDRGFWADDYPLTQVAECGHRTFYILHDLKKLEIDPARAEFDVVVSGHTHRLSEEWKDGALYLNPGSAGPRRFGLPVTLLRLKVEKESMEVLPVTLI
- a CDS encoding ABC-F family ATP-binding cassette domain-containing protein, coding for MILNISNLHKSYGSKKVLAGVSFRIGAGEKIGLVGANGSGKTTFLRIIVGEEKADEGQVALARGLTCGYLSQKPEPLPGTSLEDFLKESRQDLFALKEKLAKIENKMARPEIRDDRAALHSLMDKYSELSCRLEFMDGYDFERILLGVIHGLGFTEKELLQEMSTLSGGEKTRAQLASLLLRDHDLLILDEPTNNLDPEATAWLENYLHAWRGALLIVSHDRYFLDRFVHKISILENSVIRTYRGNYSSFSKQREMERIAAERAYRKQQQIIKKDLDFIRNASTDEIKRARSRKKMVDRLTLVEKTQDSLKMKPRFQFTGRGSNIVLAFDEVSKSFHDMNLFGNISFKIRRGERVAVMGPNGSGKTTLLRMVTGEMLPDSGSIRRGPGVKMIYFDQEHEQLDHDATVLENVMDVSAMSESEARSYLASYLFRGDDVFKTARDLSGGEKSRLALARIAVSDSNFLVMDEPTNYLDIGGIEQLEKSLSAYPGTIMLVSHDRYFISRLATAVLAIEDVQANLYPYSFQAYLEMKERAGDKIGPETDGKKEARQQRLREREIKKRRREEMLALRRHKREMEAIVANLEEEISYAEKTKKMLELKLARPGTYDDFQKARGLAEQLEQTRKKIKDLYARWEKAATRLEMLPPEEPDP
- a CDS encoding helix-turn-helix transcriptional regulator, whose product is MKNKRMRIARMEHDMKQEDLAKAVGVTRQTIGLIEAGDYNPTLNLCIAICKALGKTLDDLFWEE
- the hypB gene encoding hydrogenase nickel incorporation protein HypB, coding for MAKVRLIEIRKEILGDNARLAGTTREQLQKKGTMLLNLMSSPGSGKTSLIMRTIEGLKGNVNLGVIEADIDSTVDAEKVSATGIPAVQLRTGGFCHLDAIMVNQGLEALGENKLDLIIIENVGNLVCPAEFDTGAHRNVMILSVPEGDDKPLKYPLMFSVCDLLLVNKMDYLSLSDFDPGTLRKRVLNLNPRMAILEISCKTGEGIGAWIDWLNGEIASLKNEP
- a CDS encoding hydrogenase maturation nickel metallochaperone HypA, whose amino-acid sequence is MHELPITKSILDIALQHAALNRASKVLSIHLQIGKLSDLEDAWLQRYFDYLSKGTVAEGAKLKIERMPIMVMCSSCNLSYEAHAENIGNLACPACGATSATLVSGGEYFIKTMEVQ
- a CDS encoding 4Fe-4S binding protein; this encodes MDIYEQLREILDSHPATAPKSKYLDEILRIFFTPQEAAVAVAMSYKAKHVEEIARKAGLPGEETLKRLEAMAGKGIIITKKREGQKLYGLLPLIPGIFEFPFMKGGGQPVHKRLGELWEKYHREALGVSFAGNPTPLMRVVAVERSITPLNRVHPYEEVKHLIENASSIALARCACRVSIGACDRPKEVCLIFGSATDFLVEGGFARHISKDEALKVLDIAEEAGLVHTSNNSADRANLICNCCPCCCTVLRGKTQLNHPHAFEPSRFEAVVDADECTGCSTCADERCPMKAIKMVDQIAVVDTAECIGCGLCVTTCPTGAIVLAEREQAPSTPDTLGEMATAVLQEKGRLEAFLKIMQG
- a CDS encoding NAD(P)/FAD-dependent oxidoreductase, with translation MKGKIIVAGAGGGGLVAARILGQHGYEVKVFEKNRQGEVSYDWHDDVTPHVFTRLNIPLPEPEYYFKKRDWSFITPDGKNIIRIYQDAEKIDLSMERRPLIELLLARAAEHAEIYHEAVVEDLIVEDNRVRGMIVNGEKVFADLVIDSSGLNSILRERLPGSYRIQRHPRKEEVIYAYRAFYNRRPGSREPEHTNKAYLKHLGEEGISWCIFDPSGQVNVLVGRIGQLDDQTLQRGLKALREDNEIIGDRILRGGYSTAIPIRYPLSRMVGPGYVAVGDSAFMTIPMLGSGIATSMIAGHILAEVITAAVQSPLSVENLWHYQVRVMTDFGAENTGVDVLKRWLLSADNEGLSYLMGHNVVDADDMKKTAVGELVDLSLPDMLRKLAVGYRKMGLLLQLNQVLSKARKARKMALNIPPTYNEVKIDTWQENFDRMLNS
- a CDS encoding site-specific DNA-methyltransferase, whose amino-acid sequence is METIHRVLIGDARKMSEVADESVHLIVTSPPYWQIKDYGDDNQIGFNDLYEEYINNLNLAWHECYRVLHPGCRFCINIGDQYARAIHYGRYKVIPIRTEIIKFCETIGLDYMGAIIWQKVTTCHTTGGATVMGSYPYPRNGVLKLDYEFILIFKKLGEPPAVDKEIKEQSRMTNEEWNTYFAGHWKFPGERQDTHLAMFPEELPRRLIKMFSFKGETVLDPFLGSGTTSLAARNLQRHSIGYEINEDYLPLIKKKLGMIQLSFFERARYDVERSKAAVTDYREEMKRLPYIFTVPQR